The Deltaproteobacteria bacterium genome window below encodes:
- a CDS encoding lipoprotein-releasing ABC transporter permease subunit, giving the protein MGYEWFIALRYLRAKKKPTFLSVISAISILGITVGVMALIIVLSVMTGFEEDLKKKILGMNSHLILSEFGLKNSMTNYRELNDKVAKVEGVTGSSPFIYSQGLLSSGDSVTGVVIRGLDLSTYSKVIVLDEKIKAGSIEGLKVGFKEAAGSGKLPGIMIGNELARSLGVRLGDEVNMISPTASRALAGAAPRMASFKVAGIFSVGMYEYDSSLAFVSLENAQTFFRLGNTVSGIEVTVKDIYAAPDIGKRIRESIDPTLSIKTWMDMNKNLMAALKLEKVAMFIILSLIIIVAALNIISTLIMTVMQKGKEIAILKSIGATSGGIMKIFMIEGAIVGVIGTTLGTVLGILCATNLEAILLFLENTFGFRILQPSVYYIDRLPSKTEPEFVIAIIAISLAISFLATIYPSWKASRLDPVEGLRYE; this is encoded by the coding sequence GTGGGATATGAGTGGTTCATAGCGCTACGCTATCTGAGGGCAAAGAAAAAACCGACGTTTCTCTCGGTCATATCGGCGATATCGATACTCGGGATAACCGTTGGCGTAATGGCCCTGATAATAGTGCTCTCGGTAATGACAGGGTTCGAGGAAGACCTTAAAAAGAAGATCCTCGGCATGAACTCGCACCTGATACTTAGCGAGTTCGGCTTAAAGAACTCGATGACGAATTACCGCGAGCTTAACGACAAGGTGGCAAAGGTCGAGGGCGTTACCGGCTCCTCGCCCTTCATATACAGCCAGGGGCTATTGTCTTCGGGCGATTCGGTTACAGGTGTCGTAATACGCGGGCTCGACCTTTCGACATATTCGAAGGTCATCGTGCTCGATGAAAAGATAAAGGCCGGCAGTATCGAAGGGCTTAAGGTGGGGTTCAAGGAAGCTGCGGGCTCCGGCAAGCTTCCGGGAATAATGATCGGCAACGAGCTCGCAAGAAGCCTTGGTGTAAGGCTTGGCGACGAAGTGAACATGATCTCGCCGACCGCAAGCAGGGCCCTTGCAGGAGCAGCGCCAAGGATGGCGAGCTTTAAAGTGGCAGGGATATTTTCCGTCGGCATGTATGAGTACGATTCGAGCCTCGCGTTCGTCTCTCTCGAGAACGCGCAGACGTTTTTCAGGCTCGGGAACACGGTATCGGGCATAGAGGTGACGGTAAAGGACATCTACGCCGCGCCCGACATCGGCAAACGCATACGCGAGAGCATAGACCCGACACTCTCGATAAAGACATGGATGGACATGAACAAAAATCTCATGGCCGCGCTGAAACTCGAAAAGGTGGCGATGTTCATAATACTGTCGCTGATAATAATAGTAGCCGCGCTAAACATCATAAGCACGCTCATAATGACCGTTATGCAAAAGGGCAAGGAAATAGCCATACTCAAAAGCATAGGCGCTACATCAGGCGGGATAATGAAGATATTCATGATAGAAGGGGCGATAGTCGGCGTGATAGGGACGACTCTCGGGACGGTGCTCGGCATCCTTTGCGCAACGAACCTCGAGGCGATACTTCTCTTTCTAGAGAACACCTTCGGCTTTCGCATCCTGCAGCCAAGCGTATACTACATAGACCGGCTGCCGTCAAAGACCGAGCCGGAGTTTGTCATAGCAATAATCGCGATATCGCTCGCAATAAGCTTTCTCGCGACGATATATCCGTCATGGAAGGCATCCAGGCTTGACCCTGTCGAGGGACTAAGATACGAGTGA
- a CDS encoding cyclic nucleotide-binding domain-containing protein has translation MTLDNDALTKIKDKAEKYFLKGNFKDAFKTYDEIRTYGKKDPRILIRIAEIARKMEDTKAAVAAYKEAADAFTKLGFIIKAIAVSKIIIQIDPSDKETQKRLAESYAESTHPGGSEIPPPAAAPARPAAPAAAPAPKQEIKREFPRTPLFSDFTREELTDVVNKVKFRSFKKDDDVIKSGDEGSSIFMIVQGTLAVIAKDFSGNEMTVATLDKDSAFFGEFGFFSNAKRKNTVRALEDLELLELTRADLDAIIAARPRVSQVLFDFYKERVVENLLARSPIFNVVNEKDRKSYLKELELRKFHNGDYVCKQGEKGDEMFLIKSGHVGVWIQEGSNKKTLGELSEGDFIGEIALATSKPRIANVTAIGEVEVLTFTRNILKSMLETYPAIRTAFEGLIKERVTEAMKAKQDASAMI, from the coding sequence ATGACGCTTGATAACGACGCTCTTACAAAAATAAAAGACAAGGCCGAAAAGTATTTCTTGAAAGGCAACTTCAAGGACGCCTTCAAGACTTACGACGAAATCCGGACCTACGGCAAGAAAGACCCGCGAATACTGATACGCATCGCAGAGATAGCGAGAAAGATGGAAGATACCAAGGCAGCGGTCGCGGCGTACAAGGAAGCGGCCGACGCGTTCACCAAGCTCGGGTTCATAATCAAGGCCATAGCGGTATCGAAGATAATCATCCAGATAGACCCCTCGGACAAGGAAACGCAAAAACGCCTTGCCGAATCCTACGCCGAATCGACACATCCGGGAGGAAGCGAAATACCGCCGCCTGCCGCAGCTCCTGCCAGGCCGGCAGCCCCTGCAGCAGCGCCTGCGCCCAAACAGGAGATAAAACGCGAGTTCCCGAGAACCCCGCTATTCTCAGATTTCACGCGCGAGGAACTCACCGACGTTGTAAACAAAGTCAAGTTCCGTTCATTCAAAAAAGACGACGACGTAATAAAGTCCGGGGACGAAGGCTCTTCGATATTCATGATAGTGCAGGGCACGCTTGCCGTAATCGCCAAGGACTTTAGCGGCAACGAGATGACGGTCGCCACCCTCGATAAGGACAGCGCCTTCTTCGGCGAATTCGGGTTCTTCTCGAACGCGAAGAGAAAGAACACCGTCAGAGCGCTCGAAGACCTCGAACTCCTGGAGCTTACAAGGGCTGACCTCGACGCCATAATAGCCGCGCGTCCGCGCGTAAGCCAGGTGCTCTTCGACTTCTACAAGGAGCGCGTTGTCGAGAACCTCCTTGCCAGATCCCCGATATTCAATGTCGTAAACGAAAAGGACCGCAAGAGCTATTTAAAGGAACTCGAGCTCAGAAAATTCCACAACGGCGACTATGTCTGCAAGCAGGGCGAAAAAGGCGATGAAATGTTTTTGATAAAGAGCGGGCACGTCGGCGTGTGGATACAGGAAGGCAGTAACAAAAAAACGCTCGGCGAACTTTCCGAAGGCGACTTTATCGGAGAAATCGCGCTTGCGACCTCGAAGCCGCGCATCGCCAACGTCACGGCCATCGGCGAGGTCGAGGTACTGACCTTTACGCGTAACATCCTCAAATCCATGCTCGAAACATATCCGGCCATAAGAACCGCCTTTGAGGGCTTAATAAAAGAAAGGGTCACGGAGGCCATGAAGGCCAAGCAGGACGCCTCCGCAATGATATAG
- a CDS encoding ABC transporter ATP-binding protein, which produces MPGIKITGLKKTYGNGREALDVLKGIDVEFFEADTVALVGASGAGKSTFLNLLGALDRPCSGKVEYGDTAVFDLSDTALAAFRNSTVGFVFQFHHLLPEFTAMENVMLPALINGQNKAAAKERAKELLGSVGLSKRLTHRPGELSGGEQQRCSIVRALMQRPKVVLADEPTGNLDTRTGDSVFEVLLKLNAAEKTTLIVATHNEALASKMSRKLEMIDGKIHERTLLKA; this is translated from the coding sequence ATGCCGGGCATAAAGATAACCGGACTTAAAAAGACCTACGGAAACGGCAGAGAAGCGCTCGATGTCCTTAAGGGAATAGACGTGGAGTTTTTCGAGGCCGACACCGTTGCGCTGGTTGGCGCCTCGGGCGCTGGAAAATCCACGTTCTTAAACCTGCTCGGCGCTCTAGACAGACCATGCAGCGGCAAGGTCGAATACGGCGATACGGCTGTCTTCGATTTGAGCGACACAGCTCTTGCTGCATTTAGAAACTCGACCGTGGGCTTCGTGTTCCAATTCCACCATCTCCTGCCGGAATTCACGGCAATGGAGAACGTGATGCTGCCGGCACTTATAAACGGACAAAACAAGGCCGCGGCCAAAGAGCGCGCAAAAGAGCTTCTGGGCTCGGTCGGGCTTTCGAAAAGGCTCACGCACAGGCCGGGAGAGCTTTCGGGCGGGGAGCAGCAGCGCTGCTCCATAGTTAGGGCCCTCATGCAGCGCCCGAAGGTGGTGCTTGCCGACGAGCCTACCGGCAACCTGGACACCAGGACAGGCGACTCGGTCTTCGAAGTGCTTCTTAAGCTCAACGCGGCCGAGAAAACAACGCTCATCGTAGCAACGCATAACGAAGCGCTAGCTTCGAAGATGTCGAGGAAGCTGGAAATGATAGACGGAAAAATACACGAAAGGACGCTTTTAAAGGCTTAG
- the bamA gene encoding outer membrane protein assembly factor BamA, with translation MLAALLYVAQAVADDKRVFGVVLMPLEMHSTTDISGERRALMEAVANGLYENGAEIKGLDTLRSMYETGQKTFDEESGVTLAKSQGAEFAVVGALALLGNTYTANWRIVDAKSGTLVYFFNITAGSAQELSEKTKEASTLIFDRMKAALYAKPADKEVNIALITVSGNERVDQTAVLKKIKSKTGAPYMEDDVNDDIRSIYSMGYFDDIAVELRPSQGGLELAFLLKEKPTIIGISVSGNSEIKDEKMQELLTVKPSSILNKTEVKETAERIKYAYEQKGFYLTEVTPTITIEDNGAQITFKVNEGPQVKVRSITFIGNEKFSARKLKKKMKTKRKGFFSFITDSGNFDHFTFDEDIYSLQSFYLDNGHINNAVLGQTVLLSEDKRWFDITIVVSEGERYSIGDISFAGDVITTFEELFDKLKIEKGDVYNRSKLTQSIDGLEDLYGDKGYAYVDIFPKTKISEENKNVDITFDITKNELVYIERVDIRGNTKTKDKVIRREVELAEGDLYSYTAFKSSKNNLRRLGYFEDVKLAKSEGSGPNKMKLDVEVKEQPTGQVTFGLGYSSSDKLTATGSISQDNFYGTGLKLGLSATLSATSSNYVFSVTEPWLFDKPLSAGFDVYNSSREYGDFSEHKKGFDVRLGFPLYKRVLRGYVTYRLEDVWINDVSPTASQSLLGILDDSRLSSMNFTVAYDTRDDFYFPREGANAWASVEVAGGPLGGTTYFTKYETSGIKYFPLPLETAVSIRSTFGYVDDFGGKEIPINERYFLGGMNSVRGFESSSLGPKDPVTGYEYGGITKAVLNIEFLFPLITEQRVKGVLFFDAGNAFDGPIDLGNLRKGAGIGLRWFSPMGPLRLEWGQNLFNKTGERKSMLEFTIGGMF, from the coding sequence ATGCTGGCGGCCCTGCTCTACGTAGCACAGGCCGTAGCCGACGACAAACGAGTATTCGGGGTGGTACTGATGCCGCTCGAAATGCACTCGACCACGGATATCTCCGGCGAACGAAGAGCGCTCATGGAGGCCGTTGCCAACGGGCTCTACGAGAACGGCGCCGAAATAAAAGGCCTTGATACCCTAAGGTCCATGTACGAGACCGGGCAGAAGACGTTTGACGAAGAGTCCGGTGTAACGCTTGCAAAATCCCAGGGGGCGGAGTTCGCCGTGGTCGGCGCTCTCGCGCTGCTTGGCAACACGTATACCGCAAACTGGAGGATAGTGGACGCAAAAAGCGGCACGCTCGTATATTTCTTCAACATAACCGCCGGCAGCGCCCAGGAGCTTTCCGAAAAGACCAAAGAGGCCTCGACCCTGATATTCGACAGAATGAAGGCCGCGCTGTACGCAAAACCCGCGGACAAAGAGGTCAATATCGCGCTAATTACCGTTTCCGGAAACGAGCGCGTCGACCAAACGGCCGTGCTGAAAAAGATAAAGAGCAAAACCGGCGCCCCGTACATGGAGGACGACGTGAACGACGACATACGCTCGATATACTCGATGGGCTATTTCGACGACATCGCCGTCGAACTAAGGCCGTCGCAAGGCGGACTCGAACTCGCCTTTCTCTTGAAGGAAAAACCGACGATAATCGGCATTAGCGTCTCAGGCAACAGCGAGATAAAAGACGAAAAAATGCAGGAACTGCTAACCGTCAAGCCTTCCTCCATACTGAACAAGACCGAGGTCAAGGAAACGGCCGAGAGAATAAAATACGCCTACGAGCAAAAAGGGTTTTATCTCACCGAGGTAACGCCGACAATCACGATAGAAGACAACGGCGCCCAGATAACCTTCAAGGTTAACGAAGGGCCGCAGGTAAAGGTGCGCAGCATTACATTCATCGGTAACGAGAAGTTTTCCGCAAGAAAACTCAAGAAGAAGATGAAAACCAAGAGAAAAGGGTTCTTCTCATTTATCACCGACTCGGGCAACTTCGACCACTTCACCTTCGACGAGGACATATACTCGCTTCAGAGTTTCTACCTCGACAACGGCCACATAAACAACGCCGTGCTCGGGCAAACCGTGCTGCTAAGCGAAGACAAACGCTGGTTCGACATCACCATCGTCGTTTCCGAAGGAGAGCGTTACTCGATTGGCGACATATCCTTTGCCGGCGACGTCATAACGACCTTCGAAGAGCTATTCGACAAACTCAAGATAGAAAAGGGCGACGTCTATAACCGCTCCAAGCTCACGCAGAGCATCGACGGGCTCGAAGACCTGTACGGCGACAAGGGCTATGCCTACGTGGACATATTCCCGAAGACCAAGATCAGCGAGGAAAACAAGAACGTAGACATAACCTTCGACATAACGAAGAACGAGCTTGTGTACATCGAAAGAGTGGACATACGCGGCAACACCAAGACCAAGGACAAGGTAATACGCCGCGAGGTGGAGCTTGCCGAAGGCGACCTTTACTCGTACACGGCGTTCAAGAGCAGCAAAAACAATCTGCGGCGCCTCGGGTACTTCGAGGACGTAAAGCTCGCCAAGAGCGAAGGCAGCGGCCCGAACAAAATGAAACTCGACGTAGAGGTAAAGGAACAGCCTACCGGACAGGTAACCTTCGGCCTCGGCTACAGTTCCTCGGACAAGCTCACGGCCACGGGTTCCATATCACAGGACAATTTCTACGGCACAGGCTTAAAGCTTGGGCTCTCGGCAACGCTTAGCGCAACGAGCTCTAACTACGTCTTTAGCGTGACCGAACCGTGGCTGTTTGACAAGCCCCTTAGCGCAGGCTTCGACGTCTACAACAGCTCGCGCGAATACGGCGACTTTAGCGAACATAAAAAAGGTTTCGACGTACGCCTTGGTTTTCCGCTCTACAAGCGCGTGCTTCGCGGATACGTCACCTACCGCCTGGAAGACGTCTGGATAAACGACGTCTCGCCAACGGCCTCGCAAAGCCTGCTTGGCATACTCGATGACTCGCGGCTTAGCAGCATGAACTTCACGGTGGCCTACGACACGCGCGACGATTTCTATTTTCCGCGCGAAGGCGCCAACGCATGGGCCTCGGTCGAAGTGGCCGGCGGGCCCCTTGGCGGCACGACCTACTTTACCAAATACGAGACCTCGGGTATCAAATACTTTCCCCTGCCGCTCGAGACAGCCGTATCCATACGCAGCACGTTCGGATACGTAGACGACTTCGGTGGCAAGGAAATTCCCATAAACGAACGGTATTTTCTCGGCGGCATGAACTCGGTGCGCGGATTCGAATCCAGCTCTCTTGGCCCGAAGGACCCGGTAACGGGCTACGAGTACGGCGGCATAACCAAGGCCGTTTTAAACATCGAATTCCTATTTCCGCTCATCACCGAACAGCGCGTAAAGGGCGTCTTGTTCTTCGATGCCGGAAACGCCTTCGACGGCCCGATAGACCTGGGGAACTTGAGAAAAGGCGCAGGCATAGGGCTTCGGTGGTTCTCTCCCATGGGCCCGCTAAGGCTCGAATGGGGACAAAACTTATTCAACAAAACGGGCGAGCGCAAATCAATGCTCGAATTTACCATAGGCGGAATGTTCTAA
- a CDS encoding OmpH family outer membrane protein, which translates to MKKMSVFVIALCAAVFFFAATPGTADAKEPKIAIVNLVKALNESDAGIKAKEELKGQYDARNKELQSKEEELKKLKEEYDQKAKVWKADVKAAKEKELRDKSMALEEQLRRYSDEINRSKTERENAILMDMKEVIEKTAKEEGYDFIFDSSLGNIPYFQKSADITDKIVSDLNKKRK; encoded by the coding sequence ATGAAAAAAATGTCGGTATTCGTAATTGCTCTGTGCGCGGCGGTCTTTTTCTTTGCCGCAACACCGGGCACGGCAGATGCAAAGGAACCAAAGATAGCCATCGTAAACCTTGTAAAGGCCCTTAACGAAAGTGATGCCGGAATAAAGGCGAAAGAAGAGCTTAAGGGACAATACGATGCGAGAAACAAGGAACTCCAGAGCAAGGAAGAAGAACTCAAAAAGCTCAAGGAAGAGTACGACCAGAAGGCAAAGGTATGGAAAGCGGATGTCAAGGCTGCCAAAGAAAAAGAGCTTCGCGACAAGAGCATGGCCCTCGAAGAACAGCTTCGCAGATACAGCGACGAAATAAACAGAAGCAAGACCGAGCGCGAGAACGCCATTCTCATGGATATGAAGGAAGTCATCGAAAAGACCGCGAAGGAAGAAGGCTACGATTTCATATTCGATTCCTCGCTCGGCAATATTCCGTATTTCCAGAAATCGGCGGATATAACGGATAAGATAGTAAGCGACCTGAACAAAAAGAGGAAATAA
- the lpxD gene encoding UDP-3-O-(3-hydroxymyristoyl)glucosamine N-acyltransferase codes for MTLKELATAIGARLHGDPDTKIRGVAGLEEAGNEEISFVSNPRYLRLLDSTKAAAAIVAEGTEALAGKNLLFAKDPYLAFAKALAVFNPPCHPKAGTHESAVIDKASVIGKNVSIGAHVVIEENVFVGDNTVIYPGVYIGRNSNIGESTLIYSNVSVREASKIGKRVIIHCGSVIGSDGFGFAKDSKGMFKVPQTGNVVIGDDVEIGACVTIDRATLGSTVIGSGTKIDNLVQIAHNVKIGENSILVAQVGISGSTKIGNRVTIAGQSGVAGHISVADDTTIGAKSGVTGIIKEKGTYTGYPAIPHKEWLVLQGTMARLPELKKKIKELEARIKELEGKK; via the coding sequence ATGACGCTCAAGGAACTGGCAACAGCCATAGGTGCGCGGCTCCACGGCGACCCGGATACGAAGATACGCGGCGTTGCCGGCCTCGAAGAGGCTGGCAACGAAGAGATTTCGTTCGTCTCGAACCCGCGCTATCTAAGGCTCCTCGACTCGACCAAGGCGGCTGCCGCGATAGTTGCCGAAGGCACAGAGGCTTTGGCAGGGAAAAACCTGCTCTTTGCAAAAGACCCGTACCTTGCCTTTGCAAAAGCGCTCGCAGTGTTCAACCCCCCGTGCCATCCAAAGGCAGGCACGCACGAAAGCGCCGTAATAGATAAAGCCTCCGTCATCGGAAAGAACGTTTCAATCGGCGCGCACGTCGTAATAGAAGAAAACGTTTTCGTCGGCGACAACACGGTAATCTATCCAGGTGTATATATAGGAAGAAATTCAAATATCGGCGAATCCACGCTGATATATTCAAATGTCTCCGTACGCGAAGCATCCAAAATCGGCAAACGCGTCATCATACACTGCGGCAGCGTCATCGGAAGCGACGGCTTCGGCTTTGCAAAGGACTCAAAGGGCATGTTCAAGGTGCCACAGACAGGGAACGTGGTAATAGGCGACGACGTCGAGATAGGCGCGTGCGTTACAATAGACCGCGCAACCCTCGGCTCAACGGTCATAGGCAGCGGCACAAAGATAGACAACCTTGTGCAGATAGCGCACAACGTAAAAATAGGCGAAAACTCCATACTGGTTGCGCAGGTCGGCATATCGGGCTCGACAAAGATAGGCAACCGCGTCACCATAGCCGGGCAAAGCGGCGTTGCCGGCCATATATCCGTGGCAGACGACACGACTATCGGCGCAAAATCGGGCGTTACCGGCATTATAAAGGAAAAAGGCACCTACACCGGCTACCCGGCCATACCGCATAAGGAATGGCTCGTATTGCAGGGCACCATGGCGCGCCTTCCGGAACTGAAAAAGAAAATAAAAGAACTCGAGGCGCGGATAAAAGAGCTCGAAGGGAAAAAATAA
- the fabZ gene encoding 3-hydroxyacyl-ACP dehydratase FabZ codes for MTEAKPPCVVDINEILKMLPHRYPFLLIDKIIEFEAGKKAVGVKNVTINEPFFQGHFPGHPIMPGVLIIEAMAQVGGILAFKSANVADKLVYFMGIDGARFRKPVLPGDVLTITLEVKKCRGNIWTFGAEAHVEGKLVANAELMATIMEREK; via the coding sequence ATGACTGAAGCAAAGCCCCCCTGTGTCGTGGACATAAACGAAATTCTAAAGATGCTGCCGCACCGCTACCCGTTTCTCCTGATAGACAAGATAATCGAGTTCGAGGCCGGGAAAAAAGCGGTCGGCGTAAAGAACGTGACCATAAACGAGCCGTTTTTCCAGGGACACTTCCCTGGGCATCCGATAATGCCGGGGGTCCTGATAATAGAGGCCATGGCGCAGGTCGGCGGCATACTGGCGTTCAAATCGGCAAACGTAGCCGACAAACTCGTGTACTTCATGGGCATAGACGGCGCAAGGTTTAGAAAGCCGGTGCTTCCGGGCGACGTGCTAACAATAACCCTTGAAGTCAAAAAATGCCGCGGCAACATCTGGACCTTCGGCGCCGAGGCGCACGTAGAGGGCAAGCTCGTTGCAAACGCGGAACTCATGGCAACCATAATGGAGAGAGAAAAATGA
- the lpxA gene encoding acyl-ACP--UDP-N-acetylglucosamine O-acyltransferase has translation MSGNKTQGVTIHPTAIVHPSAEFDTGVEIGAYSMVGEDVKIGKDTWIGPHVVIGDRTTLGAKCRVFQFASVGAPPQDLAYKGEKTSTIIGDSNTIREFVTIHRGTAKDKGLTSCGNNNLFMNYVHVAHDCMVGSNIVFANAATLAGHVSVDNHAIVGGLVAIHQFVRIGAYCIIGGASAVSKDIPPYVMAVGNRATLHGLNKIGLRRQGFSKTEIDEIKKSYATLFKSSLPLREAVTKLKAEMPDSVHAKRYTDFIEGSKRGVAKERSHKGAVTEMED, from the coding sequence ATGAGCGGAAACAAAACCCAGGGCGTAACGATACATCCGACAGCTATAGTACACCCGTCCGCTGAATTCGACACAGGCGTTGAAATTGGCGCATACAGCATGGTCGGCGAGGACGTAAAGATAGGCAAAGATACCTGGATAGGGCCGCATGTGGTCATAGGCGACAGAACTACACTCGGCGCGAAATGCCGCGTGTTCCAGTTCGCATCGGTCGGCGCCCCGCCCCAGGACCTCGCGTACAAGGGCGAAAAAACTTCCACAATCATCGGCGACTCTAACACCATACGCGAGTTCGTCACCATACACAGGGGCACGGCAAAGGACAAGGGTTTGACAAGCTGCGGCAACAATAACCTCTTCATGAACTACGTGCACGTTGCGCACGATTGCATGGTAGGCAGTAACATCGTCTTTGCAAATGCCGCGACCCTTGCCGGCCACGTAAGCGTGGATAACCACGCCATAGTCGGCGGCCTCGTGGCCATACACCAGTTCGTGAGAATAGGCGCGTACTGCATAATCGGCGGCGCCTCTGCCGTGAGTAAGGACATCCCGCCCTATGTCATGGCAGTCGGCAACAGGGCCACACTCCACGGCTTGAATAAAATCGGGCTTCGCAGGCAAGGGTTCTCGAAAACAGAGATAGACGAGATAAAGAAGTCCTACGCAACCCTTTTTAAATCTTCTTTGCCGCTAAGGGAGGCCGTTACCAAACTCAAGGCCGAAATGCCCGACTCCGTGCACGCGAAACGCTACACGGACTTTATCGAAGGCTCGAAGCGCGGCGTTGCAAAGGAACGCTCCCATAAAGGCGCAGTAACCGAGATGGAGGATTAA
- a CDS encoding Gfo/Idh/MocA family oxidoreductase — MSGNKKIKTGVVGTGYLGRFHAQKYAALENSELIGVFDLDSEKCASVAAETNSTPLSAYSELFGKAEAVSIVTPTKTHHKVAKEFLERGIHVLLEKPMTVTLEEADDLIETSNKSGAILQIGHLERFNPAVLALKDRVTEPLFIEAHRLSQFSPRALDVDVVLDLMIHDIDIIMNFVKSEIESVEAAGIPVISGKVDIANARITFKNGCVANITASRISKDRMRRTRIFQRDTYIAIDYATQKIELLALKRGTGPMPEIVEEKLDIEKGDSLLEEIKSFLNCVATKTAPLVGAKDGKRALQVAALVQEKTEQSLQKAAGRLKTLS, encoded by the coding sequence ATGTCCGGAAACAAAAAAATAAAGACCGGCGTTGTCGGCACAGGATATCTCGGCAGGTTCCACGCGCAAAAATATGCAGCGCTTGAGAACTCCGAGCTTATCGGCGTCTTCGATCTGGACAGTGAAAAGTGCGCTTCCGTTGCCGCAGAGACCAATTCCACCCCGCTCTCGGCTTATTCTGAGCTTTTTGGCAAGGCCGAGGCCGTAAGCATCGTAACGCCTACAAAAACGCACCATAAGGTGGCAAAGGAATTCCTCGAGCGCGGAATACACGTGCTGCTTGAAAAACCCATGACCGTCACGCTCGAAGAAGCGGACGATCTTATCGAGACGTCGAATAAATCAGGGGCAATTCTCCAGATAGGCCATCTCGAACGCTTCAACCCCGCGGTCCTTGCGCTAAAAGACCGGGTAACAGAACCTCTTTTCATAGAGGCGCACAGGCTTTCGCAATTTTCGCCGCGCGCCCTCGACGTGGACGTGGTGCTCGATCTGATGATACACGACATCGACATAATAATGAACTTTGTAAAGTCCGAAATCGAATCCGTGGAAGCGGCAGGCATACCGGTGATATCTGGCAAGGTCGACATAGCGAACGCTCGCATTACATTCAAGAACGGCTGTGTTGCCAATATCACGGCAAGCCGCATCTCCAAGGACAGAATGCGCAGAACCAGAATATTCCAGCGCGATACGTACATCGCAATCGACTACGCCACCCAGAAAATCGAGCTCCTCGCCTTAAAACGCGGCACCGGGCCGATGCCGGAAATAGTCGAAGAAAAACTCGACATCGAAAAAGGCGATTCACTCCTCGAGGAGATAAAGTCGTTTTTAAACTGTGTAGCCACAAAGACCGCGCCGCTTGTTGGCGCAAAAGACGGAAAGCGCGCGCTGCAGGTAGCAGCGCTTGTGCAAGAAAAAACAGAGCAGTCTCTTCAAAAAGCGGCGGGCCGCTTGAAAACGCTGTCTTAA